The following proteins come from a genomic window of Proteiniphilum propionicum:
- a CDS encoding efflux RND transporter periplasmic adaptor subunit encodes MKHIFCIVTTIIMVISLLIFTSCKADKKKKPDETVQQLLPDAPAEVTAITLKTVDFEHELVSNGKISARTVAELKFQTSETISQIFVKNGSRVSQGQRIAILDTYSINNRMEQAKDALDRSRLEMQDVLIGQGYKLDSLNKVPTDVMELARVKSGFNSAQTQFNMATHDLQRATLTAPIGGVIANLFAKPHTLSSPSEVFCNIIDTRSLEVQFTVLENELGFINIDDNMKIVPFSMPGLEVSGRVSEINPWVNENGMVQIKAAVNYNARLVEGMNVRVSTFRSAGKQWVVPKTAVVLRTGKQVVFNVVDGKAVWNYVQTGLENATEYTITSETLKEGDQIIVSGNINLAHESPVKVVED; translated from the coding sequence ATGAAACACATTTTCTGTATCGTCACAACCATTATAATGGTAATATCGCTTCTCATATTCACATCGTGTAAAGCCGACAAGAAAAAAAAGCCCGACGAAACCGTCCAACAACTGTTGCCCGACGCTCCGGCGGAAGTAACCGCCATCACGCTCAAAACAGTAGATTTTGAACACGAATTGGTGAGTAACGGAAAAATATCGGCACGCACGGTGGCGGAACTCAAATTTCAAACCTCAGAAACCATCTCACAGATATTCGTAAAAAATGGTTCACGAGTTTCTCAGGGACAGCGCATCGCTATACTTGACACCTACTCCATTAATAATCGGATGGAGCAGGCAAAAGATGCGTTAGACCGAAGTCGGTTGGAGATGCAAGACGTACTTATCGGGCAAGGTTACAAATTAGACAGCCTTAATAAAGTTCCGACAGATGTGATGGAGCTTGCACGGGTAAAAAGCGGATTCAATTCGGCGCAAACGCAGTTCAATATGGCAACGCACGATTTGCAGCGCGCCACGCTCACCGCGCCCATCGGCGGTGTCATAGCCAACCTGTTTGCCAAACCGCATACGCTCTCTTCTCCAAGCGAAGTGTTTTGCAACATCATTGATACACGCAGCCTCGAAGTGCAGTTTACCGTGCTGGAAAACGAACTTGGCTTTATTAACATTGACGATAACATGAAAATCGTTCCTTTTTCGATGCCCGGATTGGAGGTAAGCGGACGTGTTTCGGAAATCAACCCGTGGGTAAACGAAAACGGAATGGTGCAGATAAAAGCTGCCGTGAATTACAACGCCCGCCTGGTGGAAGGGATGAACGTGCGGGTGAGCACGTTCCGCTCGGCAGGTAAGCAGTGGGTAGTGCCCAAAACCGCCGTGGTGTTGCGCACCGGAAAACAGGTGGTATTTAACGTGGTGGACGGCAAGGCCGTTTGGAATTACGTGCAGACGGGTCTGGAAAACGCCACGGAATACACCATCACGAGCGAAACGCTGAAAGAGGGCGACCAGATCATCGTGAGCGGGAACATCAACCTGGCGCACGAGTCGCCGGTGAAGGTGGTAGAAGATTAG
- a CDS encoding NVEALA domain-containing protein — MSKKTVLSSIFAIALVTVAGMGINKSVNKDTALSNLALSNVEALATPEQPLQIPCEMEDKSKCKVLCQDASGTLMHIEFHDIRPS, encoded by the coding sequence ATGTCTAAAAAAACAGTTTTAAGCAGTATTTTCGCAATTGCATTGGTAACAGTTGCAGGAATGGGAATTAACAAGAGTGTGAATAAAGATACAGCTCTTTCAAATTTGGCTTTGAGTAATGTTGAAGCATTGGCAACACCTGAACAACCCCTTCAAATTCCGTGCGAAATGGAAGATAAATCTAAGTGTAAGGTTCTTTGTCAAGATGCTAGTGGAACTTTAATGCATATCGAATTTCATGATATACGACCCAGTTAA
- a CDS encoding BF3164 family lipoprotein, with product MKKLTNIIILFLLIFILASCSEKEKKEKYKKNVTEQLYGHILKVNSLEGKSFITIKDSMMIMNSFSRDSLVVAYKLINGSDLVKIGNAIPRGNGPNEFNNTSYYADKEIFDIINSDGMMTKLSTINIDSLFRKKTTNCLLDKDMKWINPFNYGGCFVRFDNNKILLLGGDYNSRNLLTLINLKTNSKTSLEYWINDSYKGPNIPKQMLYCSNSRIFKNNDKILFACGVGRYLEIIDLLNTDITNRKLIYGFYPIFEKRDDNLNFKIKFNSFRGMNVFTTSTYIFVHLKTYQDEEGVQKSISDFKGYPYYYNDELEVYDWDGNFLKNYQTNIPFYDFFVTEDNKTLFTISQDLNTYEPIMVKYELQFSQ from the coding sequence ATGAAAAAATTAACAAATATAATTATTTTATTTCTCTTGATATTTATTTTGGCATCTTGCTCAGAAAAAGAGAAGAAAGAAAAATACAAGAAAAATGTAACGGAACAACTATATGGTCATATTTTAAAAGTTAATAGTTTAGAGGGAAAATCTTTTATTACGATTAAAGATAGTATGATGATTATGAATTCATTTTCAAGAGACTCATTAGTTGTTGCTTATAAATTAATAAATGGTAGTGATTTAGTTAAGATAGGGAATGCAATTCCAAGAGGTAATGGTCCAAATGAATTCAATAATACGTCATATTATGCAGATAAAGAGATTTTTGACATTATAAACTCAGATGGGATGATGACAAAACTATCAACAATAAATATAGACTCTCTATTTAGAAAAAAGACAACAAATTGTCTCCTTGATAAAGATATGAAATGGATAAACCCATTTAACTACGGAGGATGTTTTGTGAGGTTTGATAATAATAAAATTTTACTTTTAGGGGGCGACTACAATTCTCGGAACTTACTAACATTGATTAATTTAAAAACCAATTCCAAAACAAGTTTAGAATATTGGATTAATGATTCTTATAAAGGTCCTAATATCCCAAAACAAATGCTTTATTGCAGTAACTCGCGTATTTTTAAAAATAATGACAAAATATTGTTTGCTTGTGGAGTTGGTAGATATTTAGAAATTATTGATTTATTAAATACTGATATAACCAACAGAAAATTAATCTATGGATTCTATCCGATTTTTGAAAAAAGAGACGATAACTTAAATTTTAAAATAAAATTTAATAGCTTTAGGGGGATGAATGTATTTACAACTTCTACATATATTTTTGTACATTTAAAAACATATCAAGATGAAGAAGGAGTTCAAAAAAGCATATCTGATTTTAAGGGTTATCCATATTATTATAATGATGAACTAGAAGTTTATGACTGGGATGGCAATTTTTTAAAAAACTATCAAACGAATATTCCTTTTTACGATTTTTTTGTAACAGAAGATAATAAAACTCTTTTTACTATATCTCAAGACTTAAATACATATGAGCCAATAATGGTCAAATATGAATTACAATTCAGCCAATGA
- a CDS encoding efflux RND transporter permease subunit yields MIKFLLRRPIAVLMVFLACVIIGIITYNTLPVSLLPDIAIPEITVQVTGDNMSARELENTVVKPIRRQLMQTGKLRDIRSEARDGSAIVRLKFDYGTNTDLAFIEVNEKIDAAMNSLPRDLRRPRVIKASATDIPVFYLNLTLKEDKPYTPTDEQKFLDLSDFADNVVKRRIEQLPQVAMADMTGLMYRHLQIVPDLNRLESASISLNDIENTLAANNIEPGSMTVRDGYYEYNIKFSSLLRTPEDVRNIYLRKDGRIFQLKDLTKIDVVRQPEAGMSLIDGKRAVTLGVIKQADETMKSLKKSLNATLADLERTYPDVQFTVNRNQTELLDYTIANLRENLTLGLLLVFIVALLFLGDAKSPVIIGISMITALLTTFIFFYLFRQSLNIITLSGLILAVGMMIDSAIIVTDIINQYRMQGCSLEESCVKGTNEVITPVLSSTLTTIAVFVPLVFMSGIAGAIFFAQAFAVSVGLLISYFTGIIMLPVLYKLVYGMKTGPDKVGDLFARTQRQADKWAFGWYDRGIEFIFRHKTATFLFIILSVPLCVLMFRIMPRSSMPHIDHTETVAMVEWNENIHVDENKERVFNLMESTDEMTTEHAGYVGHRQYLLDKENDLSPSEAQLYFRTAKASYVEKLKLHISDWIRMNYPQAVVTFSPPENVFEKIFDTSEADVVAQLYPANREEIPDAGTIRAIERQLQAATGLEAEGIPLEQQLTITIDKEKLLLYGVDYGEVYRTLRTAFRENQIALLRSYQQYLPISLAGKQQTAEQVLRETLVQANASRNNSETMIPLQSLVSVHRGEDIKTIVAGKNGEYIPMNYYDIDRPETLIKNAEKAIRKDNTWEAQFSGSFFSNQKMLGELVVILLVSILLMYFILSSQFENFLQPLIVLIEIPIDIAFALILLWATGHTLNLMSAIGLIVSSGIIINDSILKLDMINELRKQGIPLMEAIHTAGVKRLRAIIMTSLTTILAMVPLLFSFDLGSELQKPLAIGMIGTMVIGMLVSLFVVPLVYWAIYRKL; encoded by the coding sequence ATGATAAAGTTCCTCCTCCGCCGCCCCATCGCCGTCCTCATGGTATTTCTTGCCTGTGTGATTATCGGCATCATCACCTACAACACGCTGCCCGTGTCGTTGTTGCCCGATATTGCCATTCCCGAAATTACCGTGCAGGTAACGGGCGACAATATGTCCGCGCGTGAACTGGAAAATACCGTAGTAAAACCGATACGACGACAATTGATGCAGACTGGCAAGCTGCGCGACATCCGCAGCGAAGCCCGCGATGGCTCCGCTATTGTGCGGCTGAAATTCGACTATGGCACCAACACGGACCTGGCGTTTATCGAGGTTAACGAGAAAATCGATGCCGCGATGAACAGCCTGCCGCGCGATTTGCGCCGCCCTCGCGTGATCAAGGCCAGCGCCACGGATATTCCCGTGTTCTACCTGAACCTCACGCTGAAGGAGGACAAACCCTATACGCCAACCGACGAACAGAAATTCCTCGACCTGTCCGACTTTGCCGACAACGTGGTGAAACGCCGCATAGAGCAGCTGCCCCAAGTGGCAATGGCCGATATGACCGGACTGATGTACCGGCATCTTCAAATCGTGCCCGACCTGAATAGGCTGGAATCTGCCTCAATAAGTTTAAATGATATAGAAAATACCCTGGCAGCCAACAATATTGAACCCGGAAGCATGACCGTGCGCGACGGATACTACGAGTACAACATCAAGTTCTCGTCGCTGTTGCGTACGCCTGAAGATGTGCGTAATATCTACCTGCGAAAAGATGGCCGCATTTTTCAACTCAAAGACCTGACGAAAATAGATGTGGTGCGCCAACCGGAAGCCGGTATGTCTCTCATCGACGGGAAGCGCGCTGTCACGCTGGGCGTCATCAAGCAGGCGGACGAAACGATGAAGAGCCTCAAGAAATCGCTCAACGCCACGCTCGCCGACCTTGAACGCACCTACCCCGACGTGCAATTCACCGTAAACCGCAACCAGACCGAACTGCTTGACTACACTATCGCCAACCTTCGGGAAAACCTCACGCTGGGTTTACTGCTCGTTTTTATCGTGGCTCTGCTTTTCCTGGGCGATGCCAAATCACCGGTAATTATAGGGATAAGCATGATAACTGCACTGCTCACCACCTTTATATTTTTTTACCTCTTCAGGCAGTCGCTTAACATCATTACCCTTTCGGGACTGATCCTTGCCGTGGGAATGATGATCGACAGCGCCATCATCGTAACAGACATAATAAACCAGTACCGGATGCAGGGCTGTTCGCTGGAAGAATCGTGTGTGAAAGGAACAAACGAGGTCATCACGCCGGTGCTCAGCTCCACACTCACCACCATTGCCGTTTTCGTTCCGCTGGTGTTCATGAGCGGTATTGCCGGAGCTATTTTCTTTGCCCAGGCATTTGCCGTAAGCGTGGGGCTGCTCATTTCATACTTTACTGGAATTATTATGCTACCCGTGCTGTACAAACTGGTGTACGGCATGAAAACAGGCCCGGACAAGGTGGGCGATCTATTTGCCCGCACCCAGCGGCAGGCCGATAAATGGGCTTTCGGATGGTACGACCGCGGAATAGAGTTTATTTTCCGCCACAAAACTGCCACGTTTCTGTTCATTATTCTTTCCGTTCCGTTATGTGTGCTGATGTTCCGCATTATGCCACGATCATCCATGCCGCATATCGACCATACCGAAACAGTAGCGATGGTGGAATGGAACGAAAACATCCACGTGGACGAGAACAAGGAGCGCGTTTTTAACCTTATGGAATCGACGGACGAAATGACCACCGAACACGCCGGGTACGTTGGACACCGGCAGTACCTGCTCGACAAGGAGAATGACCTGTCGCCCTCCGAAGCACAACTCTATTTCCGTACTGCTAAAGCATCGTACGTGGAGAAACTGAAATTGCACATTTCCGATTGGATCAGAATGAACTATCCGCAAGCTGTGGTAACGTTCTCACCACCCGAAAACGTTTTTGAGAAGATTTTCGATACGTCGGAAGCCGATGTGGTGGCACAACTCTACCCCGCCAACCGCGAAGAAATACCCGATGCCGGAACCATCCGCGCCATTGAACGGCAGTTACAGGCGGCAACCGGCCTGGAAGCCGAGGGTATACCGCTTGAACAGCAACTAACGATCACCATCGACAAGGAAAAGCTGCTGCTCTACGGCGTGGATTACGGCGAGGTTTACCGCACGCTGCGCACCGCTTTCCGTGAAAACCAAATTGCCTTGTTGCGTTCCTACCAGCAGTACCTGCCCATATCGCTGGCCGGAAAACAACAAACCGCGGAACAGGTGCTGCGCGAAACACTGGTACAGGCAAACGCATCGCGAAACAATTCGGAAACGATGATTCCCTTGCAGTCGCTCGTGAGCGTACACCGGGGCGAAGACATCAAAACCATTGTGGCAGGCAAAAACGGAGAGTACATTCCGATGAATTATTACGATATTGACCGTCCTGAAACGCTTATTAAAAATGCCGAAAAGGCTATCAGGAAAGACAACACGTGGGAAGCCCAGTTCTCGGGCAGTTTCTTTTCCAACCAAAAAATGCTGGGCGAGCTGGTGGTAATCCTGTTGGTGTCCATCCTGCTGATGTACTTTATCCTCTCGTCGCAGTTCGAAAACTTTCTTCAGCCGCTGATCGTGTTGATCGAAATCCCAATAGATATTGCTTTCGCACTTATATTGCTCTGGGCAACGGGACACACGCTCAACCTGATGAGTGCCATCGGGCTGATTGTATCAAGCGGGATTATAATCAATGATAGCATCCTCAAACTCGACATGATTAACGAGTTGCGTAAACAGGGCATTCCCCTGATGGAAGCCATCCACACGGCTGGTGTGAAGCGTTTGCGTGCCATCATTATGACCTCGCTCACAACCATTCTGGCAATGGTGCCGCTACTTTTTTCGTTCGATTTGGGTTCAGAATTGCAGAAACCACTAGCCATCGGTATGATTGGTACAATGGTTATAGGAATGTTGGTGAGCTTATTTGTGGTACCGTTGGTGTATTGGGCGATATATAGAAAATTATGA
- a CDS encoding TolC family protein, producing MKYTRLLFLFAVMGWLSLSTVFAQQTEITLDLRRTVALANDSSLSAFRARNMYMASRWEYRTFKAARLPSLTLYATPLRYNRDFTRRYDSEQNIDVYRRQQSLYSYGNLAAQQNFDFTGGTFFVDTELGYIRNFGDLARSQFNSVPVRIGYRQELLGYNRFKWEKKIEPLKFERAQKELISNLEATAETASGYFFDLAMAQAEHQLAQENRRNSERLYQIGEEKHKIASIGQSELLTLKLDRVNAQNSLQNAELRLKRAMFALAAYLNLDKDTKITLQLPDYPKNVIVNVNDALMFAKENNPQYMEHKQRILESEQTLDRTRRESLFSAGFSASVGFNQIAPTFRDVYRNPLQQDILALTLTIPIVDWGVRKGRYNMAKNNLNITQLSAQESEIRLEEDVIMTVGDFSVQQQMIRSAEEAMELAKVAYEQTQERFIIGKADINSLTLSTNRRQEAQRNYISALRNYWQSYFKLRKLTLYDFEKNRPIEVSF from the coding sequence ATGAAATATACCCGTTTATTATTCCTTTTCGCGGTTATGGGCTGGTTGAGCCTATCAACTGTTTTCGCCCAACAAACCGAAATTACCCTCGATTTGAGGCGGACCGTGGCGTTGGCAAACGACAGTTCGCTCTCGGCATTCCGGGCCAGGAACATGTACATGGCAAGCCGGTGGGAATACCGTACATTCAAGGCGGCACGGCTACCGTCGCTCACGCTTTATGCCACGCCGTTACGCTACAACCGCGATTTCACCCGCCGCTACGACTCGGAGCAGAACATCGATGTGTACCGCCGCCAGCAATCGCTCTATTCCTACGGAAACTTGGCCGCTCAGCAGAACTTCGACTTCACGGGTGGAACGTTTTTTGTGGATACCGAACTGGGCTACATCCGCAACTTCGGTGACCTGGCACGAAGCCAGTTTAACAGCGTGCCCGTCCGTATCGGCTACCGGCAGGAGCTGCTGGGCTACAACCGCTTCAAATGGGAAAAGAAAATAGAGCCGCTCAAATTCGAAAGAGCGCAAAAGGAATTGATTTCCAACCTGGAAGCAACGGCTGAAACCGCATCGGGTTACTTTTTCGATTTGGCGATGGCACAGGCCGAACACCAACTGGCTCAGGAAAATCGACGGAACTCCGAACGGCTGTATCAAATTGGTGAGGAAAAGCACAAAATCGCCTCCATAGGACAATCGGAATTGCTCACGTTAAAGCTAGACCGGGTAAACGCCCAAAACTCGCTACAAAATGCCGAACTGCGCTTGAAACGGGCGATGTTTGCGTTGGCGGCTTACCTCAATCTGGATAAGGACACGAAAATCACGCTGCAACTGCCCGATTATCCCAAGAATGTCATCGTAAACGTGAACGATGCGCTGATGTTCGCCAAGGAGAACAATCCACAGTATATGGAACACAAGCAACGCATATTGGAATCCGAGCAGACTCTCGACCGCACCCGCCGCGAATCGCTCTTCAGCGCGGGGTTCTCAGCAAGCGTGGGGTTCAACCAGATTGCACCCACGTTTCGCGACGTGTATCGCAATCCGTTGCAACAAGATATCCTGGCGCTTACGCTAACCATTCCCATTGTAGACTGGGGCGTTCGCAAAGGACGGTACAACATGGCGAAGAACAACCTGAACATCACGCAGCTTTCGGCACAGGAAAGCGAAATCCGCCTGGAAGAAGACGTGATCATGACCGTGGGCGACTTCTCGGTACAGCAACAGATGATCCGCAGCGCCGAAGAGGCGATGGAACTCGCCAAGGTAGCGTACGAGCAAACACAGGAACGCTTTATCATCGGCAAGGCGGATATCAACAGCCTGACGCTCTCCACCAACCGCCGTCAGGAGGCACAACGCAATTACATTTCCGCCCTGCGTAACTATTGGCAGAGCTATTTCAAGCTGCGGAAACTGACATTGTATGATTTTGAAAAAAACAGACCTATTGAGGTAAGTTTTTAG
- a CDS encoding efflux RND transporter permease subunit codes for MSKKSSISSFTVIVAFLSIALTGLALIPLLPVKMAPSRTLPSLTVYFSMPGNSARIVEMEATSKLESMLARIGGVKNIHSTSGNGWGNITLELDKHTPIDAARFEASTIVRQTWHDLPRDVSYPYISVRRPDENASRPFMTFTVNSAATPIVIQKYTENTIKQRLSDIGGLYKIDVRGATPMEWQLTYDSDQLQALGITVNDIREAVSMYYSTDFLGMAETQNENDTPSWMRIMLVSGGNNDPFDASAITVKNRRGTLIRLDQLVKVVHTEQAPNSHYRINGLNSIYLSLTAEETANQLRLSKQVHEAIDEIRLALPPGYEIHYSYDATEYIRAELGKIYLRSGLTVLILLLFVLLITRNVRYLFLIAVTLAINLAVAVIFYYFFGLEIQLYSLVGITISLSLIIDNTIIMTDHLMHRGNRNAFMPILAATMTTVGALGIIFFLDEKIRLNLQDFAAVVMINLCVSLLVALFFVPAMVEKINLKKREPMKRRGLLRRLPIRPRCLTVHFNRFYSWMIRILSKYKWIPFTAIVLIFGLPVFLLPDKIEKKTRFAERYNRIFDNSTYKEKVKPVVNKALGGTLRLFSEKVYQGSYFTRSEEVVLTITASMPNGTTLPQMNALIEKMERYLSGFPEIRQFQTDIPNARRASIRVFFNRESERSGFPYQLKSSVITKALELGGGSWGVYGLQDQGFSNDVTEFAGSYRVKLYGYNYDELTSWADTLKNRLLNYRRIKEVLINSNFSWYKDDYREFSFDLNKQRLASEGFMPGELFASLQPVFAKDVWAGSLVIDGEREDIKLASRQSRDYDIWALQYIAHNLGNRMYRLDELADISKGQAPQEVGKENQQYRLAVQFDYIGANTQAGRVLDREVEALNKILPMGYTAEKEESGWGWGKKDNRQYWLIGLLIVIIFFTTSVLFNSIKQPLAVIFVIPVSFIGVFLTFYWFKLNFDQGGFASFILLSGITVNASIYILNDFNRIRRERPGLSSLKAYIKAWNSKIIPIFLTVVSTMLGFIPFMVGTTREAFWFPLAAGTIGGLAMSIIGIFLFLPLMVVGRKK; via the coding sequence ATGTCTAAAAAATCTTCCATATCCTCATTCACCGTCATCGTTGCTTTCTTAAGCATAGCCCTCACAGGACTTGCCCTTATTCCGCTGTTGCCGGTCAAGATGGCTCCCTCGCGGACATTGCCCAGTTTGACGGTCTATTTCTCGATGCCCGGCAATTCCGCCCGCATTGTGGAAATGGAAGCCACTTCGAAGTTGGAATCGATGCTGGCGCGCATCGGCGGCGTGAAAAACATCCATTCCACATCGGGAAACGGCTGGGGCAACATCACGCTCGAACTGGACAAGCACACGCCAATTGATGCCGCCCGGTTCGAGGCTTCCACCATAGTTCGTCAGACGTGGCACGACCTGCCGCGCGACGTGTCGTACCCCTATATTTCGGTGCGCCGCCCCGACGAGAACGCCTCGCGCCCCTTTATGACCTTCACCGTCAATTCCGCCGCCACGCCCATCGTTATTCAAAAATATACCGAAAACACCATAAAGCAGCGTTTGAGCGATATTGGCGGATTATACAAAATTGATGTGCGGGGAGCTACACCGATGGAATGGCAATTGACCTACGACAGCGACCAACTACAAGCCTTGGGCATAACGGTAAACGACATCCGCGAAGCTGTTTCGATGTATTATTCCACCGACTTTCTGGGAATGGCGGAAACGCAAAACGAAAACGACACGCCTTCGTGGATGCGCATCATGCTGGTATCGGGGGGTAATAACGACCCCTTTGACGCTTCCGCCATTACCGTGAAAAACCGCAGAGGCACACTTATCCGCCTGGATCAACTGGTAAAAGTGGTGCACACCGAACAAGCGCCCAACAGCCATTACCGCATCAACGGTTTGAATTCCATTTACCTGTCGCTCACGGCGGAAGAAACTGCCAATCAGTTACGGTTAAGCAAACAGGTTCACGAAGCCATTGACGAAATCCGCCTTGCCTTACCTCCGGGTTACGAAATCCACTACAGTTACGACGCCACGGAATACATCCGTGCCGAACTGGGAAAAATTTACCTGCGCAGCGGGCTTACGGTACTTATACTGCTGCTTTTCGTGCTGCTCATAACCCGAAACGTGCGCTACCTGTTTCTTATTGCCGTTACGCTGGCAATCAACCTCGCCGTTGCCGTTATTTTTTATTACTTCTTCGGGTTGGAGATTCAGCTCTACTCGCTGGTGGGAATTACTATTTCACTCAGCCTGATTATCGACAATACCATTATTATGACCGACCACCTGATGCACCGAGGTAACCGGAACGCCTTTATGCCCATACTGGCGGCAACGATGACCACGGTGGGTGCGTTGGGCATCATCTTTTTCCTGGACGAGAAGATACGTCTCAACTTGCAGGATTTTGCCGCAGTGGTGATGATCAACCTCTGCGTATCACTTTTGGTAGCGCTCTTTTTTGTGCCGGCAATGGTGGAAAAGATCAATCTGAAAAAACGCGAACCGATGAAAAGACGGGGGCTTCTCCGCCGCCTGCCCATCCGTCCGCGCTGTCTGACGGTACACTTCAACCGTTTTTACAGCTGGATGATCCGCATCCTTTCAAAATACAAATGGATTCCGTTCACGGCGATTGTGTTGATTTTTGGATTACCGGTATTTCTGCTTCCCGACAAAATCGAAAAGAAAACCAGATTCGCGGAACGGTACAACAGGATTTTCGACAATTCCACCTACAAGGAGAAAGTAAAACCGGTTGTAAACAAAGCCCTGGGTGGTACGTTGCGCCTGTTTTCGGAAAAAGTGTATCAAGGAAGTTACTTCACACGAAGCGAAGAGGTGGTGCTTACCATCACCGCTTCGATGCCCAACGGAACCACATTGCCGCAGATGAACGCCCTTATCGAAAAGATGGAACGATACCTGAGCGGGTTCCCCGAAATACGTCAGTTTCAGACCGATATACCCAACGCACGCAGGGCATCCATCCGGGTATTTTTCAACAGGGAATCGGAACGGAGCGGTTTTCCGTACCAACTTAAAAGCAGTGTCATTACCAAAGCCTTGGAATTGGGTGGCGGAAGTTGGGGCGTTTACGGTTTGCAAGATCAAGGTTTCAGCAACGATGTTACCGAATTTGCCGGAAGTTACCGCGTGAAACTATACGGCTACAACTACGACGAATTAACGTCATGGGCGGATACACTCAAGAACCGTCTGTTGAACTATCGTCGTATCAAGGAGGTGCTGATTAATTCCAATTTCTCGTGGTACAAGGATGACTACCGCGAGTTCTCTTTCGATTTGAACAAGCAGCGGCTGGCTTCCGAAGGCTTTATGCCGGGTGAACTGTTTGCCTCGCTGCAACCCGTTTTTGCCAAAGACGTGTGGGCAGGCTCCTTGGTCATAGACGGCGAAAGGGAGGATATCAAACTGGCAAGCCGCCAGAGCAGGGATTACGATATCTGGGCGCTGCAATACATCGCCCATAACCTGGGCAACCGGATGTATCGGTTGGACGAACTGGCGGATATTTCCAAAGGACAGGCTCCGCAGGAAGTGGGCAAGGAAAACCAGCAGTATCGTTTGGCGGTGCAGTTCGATTACATCGGCGCCAACACGCAGGCCGGGCGCGTGCTCGACCGCGAAGTGGAAGCGCTCAACAAAATCCTGCCGATGGGATATACCGCAGAGAAAGAAGAGAGCGGATGGGGTTGGGGTAAGAAAGACAACAGGCAGTATTGGCTGATTGGCTTGCTGATCGTGATCATCTTCTTCACCACATCGGTATTGTTCAACAGCATCAAGCAGCCACTGGCGGTTATTTTTGTGATTCCTGTTTCCTTTATCGGGGTGTTTCTTACGTTTTACTGGTTCAAACTGAACTTTGACCAGGGCGGCTTCGCGTCGTTTATCCTGCTCTCGGGCATTACCGTGAATGCGAGTATTTACATTCTGAATGACTTTAACCGGATTCGTCGCGAACGTCCGGGACTTTCATCGCTGAAAGCCTACATCAAGGCGTGGAACTCCAAAATTATTCCGATTTTCCTTACGGTGGTTTCCACGATGCTGGGGTTTATTCCGTTTATGGTGGGCACAACCAGGGAAGCGTTCTGGTTTCCGCTGGCCGCTGGCACAATCGGCGGGCTGGCCATGTCGATCATCGGGATATTTTTGTTTTTGCCGTTGATGGTGGTGGGGAGGAAGAAATGA